One window of the Methylocystis parvus OBBP genome contains the following:
- a CDS encoding helix-turn-helix domain-containing protein: MQEEPSTPPQCAEDRLLKAQLVQKIEALMKERGLKQVEAAALFGVKQPDVSKLLHGDFRQFSVERLLRFLVALGQDVEIVVKPRAPEAGAATTLRIA; encoded by the coding sequence ATGCAGGAAGAGCCCTCAACCCCTCCGCAATGCGCCGAAGACCGTCTTCTCAAGGCGCAGCTTGTCCAGAAGATCGAGGCGCTCATGAAGGAGCGCGGTCTCAAGCAGGTGGAGGCCGCCGCCCTTTTCGGCGTGAAGCAGCCCGACGTCTCGAAGCTGCTGCATGGCGACTTCCGGCAGTTTTCGGTGGAGCGGCTCCTGCGCTTCCTCGTCGCTTTGGGGCAGGACGTCGAGATTGTCGTGAAGCCGCGCGCGCCCGAAGCGGGCGCGGCCACGACGCTCAGGATCGCATAA
- a CDS encoding Rieske (2Fe-2S) protein, with product MDELFVICRTVEIDDAQAHGFVLMKAEESGEATPWPIIVTRKGNNFYGFENSCPHEGLRLDKDPGAFMDEEGNFLECGRHHAQFDIDTGECFIGPCQGAHLTPIKLVIDDGDVCVTGVMLADE from the coding sequence ATGGACGAGCTTTTTGTGATTTGTCGGACAGTCGAGATCGACGACGCCCAGGCCCACGGCTTCGTGCTGATGAAGGCCGAGGAAAGCGGCGAAGCGACGCCCTGGCCAATCATCGTCACGCGCAAGGGCAATAATTTCTATGGTTTCGAGAACAGCTGCCCCCATGAGGGGCTGCGGCTCGACAAGGACCCGGGCGCGTTCATGGACGAGGAAGGCAATTTCCTCGAATGCGGGCGCCATCATGCGCAATTCGACATCGACACGGGCGAGTGTTTCATCGGCCCCTGCCAGGGCGCGCATCTGACCCCCATCAAGCTCGTCATCGACGACGGCGACGTCTGCGTCACCGGCGTCATGCTCGCGGACGAGTAG
- a CDS encoding phosphatase PAP2 family protein, producing the protein MAFTTDLAAKLTRDASSQPHNGLTALWLQRFFAADLAAVHFFSRWAQPAAIRYLAIGVSKLGNGWIYLILLPLVFWGLGWNGWHVVLLAGLNAALLHTLYPIIKRRFRRKRPYHVDARLPSLLKTLDEHSFPSGHAMTITGVLAPIVLAWPTMTVSAVIIVLSMAWSRIATAHHYPTDVIAGVALAVALAFPLSSYALSFF; encoded by the coding sequence ATGGCGTTTACGACGGACCTCGCGGCAAAGCTGACGCGCGACGCGTCATCCCAACCGCATAACGGCCTCACGGCTCTGTGGCTTCAACGCTTTTTCGCGGCTGATCTCGCCGCGGTGCATTTCTTCTCCCGCTGGGCGCAGCCGGCCGCGATCCGCTATCTCGCCATTGGCGTGAGCAAGCTCGGCAATGGCTGGATCTATCTCATCCTGCTGCCGCTCGTCTTCTGGGGTCTGGGCTGGAACGGCTGGCATGTCGTTCTGCTCGCCGGCCTCAACGCCGCGCTGCTGCATACGCTCTATCCGATCATCAAGCGCCGCTTTCGCCGCAAGCGCCCCTATCATGTCGACGCGCGCCTGCCGTCGCTTCTCAAGACGCTCGACGAGCACAGCTTTCCGAGCGGCCACGCCATGACGATCACCGGCGTTCTTGCGCCCATCGTGCTCGCCTGGCCCACCATGACGGTTTCGGCGGTGATCATCGTCCTGTCCATGGCGTGGTCGCGCATCGCCACGGCGCATCATTACCCGACGGATGTGATCGCCGGCGTCGCGCTCGCAGTCGCACTGGCCTTTCCGCTGTCGAGCTACGCGCTCTCCTTCTTCTGA
- a CDS encoding GNAT family N-acetyltransferase — protein MTFELHAPSYAPVAPALLTRPSFAVLDETPADVAAREALLDASFGPARFLKTCERLREGAAPATGLALVAKDEAGDLIATIRLWPIFAGGRRPALLLGPLAVAEHARALGLGAGMMRAALARAQALGHRAVLLVGDEPYYRRFGFERRFTEKLVMPGPVERARFLGLELASGALEGASGRVSAAPRDVSLTLPRAA, from the coding sequence ATGACCTTTGAACTTCATGCCCCCTCTTATGCGCCCGTCGCTCCCGCGCTGCTGACGCGTCCTTCCTTTGCCGTTCTCGACGAGACGCCGGCCGACGTCGCGGCGCGCGAAGCTTTGCTCGACGCATCCTTCGGCCCGGCGCGATTCCTGAAGACTTGCGAACGCCTGCGCGAAGGCGCCGCGCCCGCGACGGGACTGGCGCTGGTCGCAAAGGACGAGGCGGGCGATCTCATCGCGACGATCCGTCTTTGGCCGATTTTCGCCGGCGGGCGCCGTCCCGCTCTGCTTCTCGGCCCGCTCGCTGTGGCGGAACATGCGCGGGCGCTCGGCCTGGGGGCCGGGATGATGCGCGCGGCGCTCGCTCGCGCGCAGGCGCTCGGCCATCGCGCCGTGCTGCTCGTCGGCGACGAGCCCTATTATCGCCGCTTCGGCTTCGAGCGGCGGTTCACGGAAAAGCTCGTCATGCCGGGGCCGGTGGAGCGCGCGCGTTTCCTTGGTCTGGAGCTGGCTTCGGGCGCGCTGGAAGGCGCCAGCGGCCGGGTGAGCGCCGCGCCGCGCGACGTCTCCCTTACATTGCCGCGCGCCGCCTGA
- a CDS encoding type III PLP-dependent enzyme: MTDRIQDFLAERRRAGRDNGPCLVVDLDVVRENYLGFSKSLPDTRVFYAVKANPAPEVLSLLASLGSCFDTASVPEIEQTLAAGATPDRISFGNTIKKERDIARAYEYGIRLFAVDCVEEVEKIARAAPGSKVFCRILCDGSGAEWPLSRKFGCAPEMATTVLEHAHRLGLQAYGVSFHVGSQQTDPRKWDGALKSASDIFRELAERGVHLQMVNLGGGFPTKYLKNVPAVKRYGEAIFRALSKHFGNRIPETIIEPGRGMVGNAGTIEAEVVLISKKSQAEGELRWVYLDIGKFNGLAETIDEMIRYPIRTEADGAPVSPCVIAGPSCDSVDVLYEKKPYDLPISLEIGTKVLIEGTGAYTTTYSAVGFNGFPPLETFII, translated from the coding sequence ATGACCGACCGTATCCAAGACTTCCTCGCCGAGCGCCGCCGCGCGGGCCGCGACAACGGTCCCTGCCTCGTGGTCGATCTCGACGTCGTTCGCGAGAACTATCTCGGCTTCTCAAAGTCGCTTCCCGACACGCGCGTCTTCTATGCCGTGAAGGCCAATCCGGCGCCGGAAGTCCTCTCGCTGCTCGCCTCGCTCGGCTCCTGCTTCGACACGGCCTCCGTGCCGGAGATCGAGCAGACGCTCGCCGCCGGCGCCACGCCCGATCGCATCTCCTTCGGCAATACGATCAAGAAGGAGCGCGACATCGCGCGCGCTTACGAATATGGCATCCGCCTCTTCGCGGTGGACTGCGTCGAAGAGGTCGAGAAGATCGCGCGCGCCGCGCCGGGCTCCAAGGTGTTCTGCCGCATTCTCTGCGACGGCTCGGGCGCCGAATGGCCGCTCTCCCGCAAATTCGGCTGCGCGCCGGAGATGGCGACGACCGTTCTGGAGCATGCGCATCGTCTCGGCCTGCAGGCTTACGGCGTGTCCTTCCATGTCGGCTCGCAGCAGACCGACCCGCGCAAATGGGACGGCGCGCTGAAGTCGGCGTCGGACATCTTCCGCGAGCTCGCGGAGCGCGGCGTCCATCTTCAGATGGTCAATCTCGGCGGCGGCTTCCCGACGAAATATCTGAAGAACGTGCCGGCGGTGAAGCGCTATGGCGAGGCGATCTTCCGCGCGCTGTCGAAGCATTTCGGCAACCGCATTCCGGAGACGATCATCGAGCCGGGCCGCGGCATGGTCGGCAATGCCGGGACGATCGAGGCGGAGGTCGTGCTGATCTCGAAGAAGTCGCAAGCCGAGGGCGAACTGCGCTGGGTCTATCTCGACATCGGCAAGTTCAACGGCCTCGCCGAGACGATCGACGAGATGATCCGCTATCCGATCCGCACGGAGGCGGACGGCGCGCCGGTCTCGCCTTGCGTCATCGCCGGTCCGAGCTGCGACTCGGTGGACGTTCTCTATGAGAAGAAGCCTTACGATCTGCCGATCTCGCTCGAGATCGGAACGAAGGTTCTGATCGAAGGGACGGGCGCCTATACGACGACCTATTCGGCCGTCGGCTTCAACGGCTTCCCGCCGCTCGAGACGTTCATCATCTGA
- a CDS encoding glucan biosynthesis protein codes for MKKLSRRRMIGALAATGAQIAFPARGDSPITSPRFGFDDVVARARALLAAPFEDVVPRLPDPFDSLDFDAWRNIKFKPDHAIFGNLPGAFQIQAFHLGFLYRRPVTVNTIRDGIAAPIPYSTAMFDYGRLKVDKPLPINTGFAGFRLNFPVNDPHVYDEAISFVGASYFRFLGRDQQYGLSARGLCVEAGTSRETFPFFREFWVETPAAGGNRATIYALLDGEAATGAYRFDLTIGQESAVDVQATVFPRRAGVKFGLAPLTSMYLTGENDRRVRDGFRSELHDSDGLLIHNGADEWLWRPLGNPARERMSSFLDKNVRGYGLLQRDRTFESYQDLDLAYQNRPSYYVEPAGDWGEGHVELIELPTSDETNDNIVASWTPATPPEPGNPFSFAYRITSGLDMPRLAPNGRVVHTFEAPARALGSSEPEDPGARRFLVDFAGGDLGYYVADPSQVEAVGGASKGKVLRTIVTANQHIDGLRVLFDVRLKPGETADLRLFLRANGRTLTETWTMPWSAPTGT; via the coding sequence ATGAAGAAGCTCTCCCGGCGCCGGATGATTGGCGCCCTGGCCGCGACAGGCGCCCAGATCGCATTCCCGGCGCGGGGCGACAGCCCGATCACGTCGCCCAGATTCGGCTTCGACGACGTCGTCGCGCGCGCGCGCGCCTTGCTGGCGGCCCCGTTCGAGGATGTTGTTCCGCGCCTGCCCGACCCGTTCGATTCGCTCGACTTCGACGCGTGGCGCAACATCAAATTCAAGCCCGACCACGCCATTTTCGGCAACCTGCCCGGCGCCTTCCAGATCCAGGCCTTCCATCTGGGCTTTCTCTATCGCCGCCCGGTGACGGTGAACACGATCCGCGACGGCATCGCCGCGCCTATTCCCTATTCGACCGCCATGTTCGACTATGGGAGGCTGAAGGTCGACAAGCCTTTGCCGATCAACACCGGTTTCGCTGGTTTTCGCCTCAACTTCCCGGTCAACGACCCGCATGTTTATGACGAGGCGATCTCCTTCGTCGGCGCGAGCTATTTCCGCTTCCTGGGCCGCGATCAGCAATATGGACTCTCCGCGCGCGGCCTTTGCGTCGAGGCCGGCACGAGCAGGGAGACCTTCCCCTTCTTCCGCGAATTCTGGGTGGAGACGCCTGCGGCGGGCGGCAATCGGGCGACGATCTACGCGCTTCTCGACGGCGAAGCGGCGACCGGCGCCTATCGTTTCGACCTGACCATCGGCCAGGAAAGCGCGGTCGACGTGCAGGCGACGGTCTTCCCGCGCCGCGCGGGCGTGAAGTTCGGCCTCGCGCCGCTCACCTCCATGTATCTGACCGGCGAGAACGACCGCCGCGTGCGCGACGGCTTCCGCAGCGAATTGCACGATTCGGACGGGCTGCTCATCCACAACGGCGCGGATGAATGGCTATGGCGGCCGCTCGGCAATCCAGCCCGCGAGCGCATGTCCTCCTTCCTGGACAAAAATGTGCGCGGCTACGGATTGCTGCAGCGCGACCGCACTTTCGAATCCTATCAGGACCTCGACCTCGCCTATCAGAACCGCCCCAGCTATTACGTCGAGCCCGCAGGCGATTGGGGCGAGGGCCATGTCGAGCTGATCGAGCTGCCGACATCCGACGAAACGAACGACAATATCGTCGCGAGCTGGACGCCCGCGACCCCGCCGGAGCCCGGCAATCCCTTCTCCTTCGCCTATCGCATCACCTCCGGCCTCGACATGCCGCGCCTCGCGCCCAATGGCCGGGTCGTGCATACATTCGAGGCGCCAGCGCGCGCGCTCGGCTCCTCGGAGCCGGAAGATCCGGGCGCGCGCCGCTTCCTCGTGGATTTCGCCGGCGGCGATCTCGGCTATTACGTCGCCGATCCGAGCCAGGTCGAAGCTGTCGGGGGCGCGTCGAAGGGCAAGGTGCTGCGCACCATCGTGACCGCGAACCAGCACATTGACGGCTTGCGCGTGCTCTTCGATGTAAGGCTCAAGCCGGGCGAAACGGCCGACCTGCGTCTTTTCCTGCGCGCCAATGGGCGCACGCTGACGGAAACCTGGACGATGCCCTGGTCGGCGCCGACCGGCACCTGA
- a CDS encoding DUF1254 domain-containing protein, which produces MNAKWVSILLAASIGALAGCNDKQAGSSTDAAKVESEADDAKAQEALKAGVEAVVYGLPLVMMDLTKAKTTNVAKPEGFAAPVNQFVNVQAFPDASFKDVVRANVDTLYSSAFLDLSAEPIVLSVPDTHGRYYLMPMLDAWTNVFSSPGKRTTGTKAGNFAITGPGWTGTLPKGVTEVKAPTNMVWVLGRTQTNGPRDYPAVHKIQSGYKLTPLSAFGKPYTAPEGKVDPDLDMKTPPVEQAQKMSAEAYFNLMATLLKSNPPPASEAPVLEKLKAIGIAPGEKFDPSKLDPAVAKGLEQSVKVAFEKLLAASKETGAPVNGWRVPSMVLGNYGSDYGARAVVALIGLGANLPQDAVYPSAFVDGEGKPLNGANKYVIHFDKGALPPVNAFWSVTMYNPDSFFVANPINRYAISSWMPLKKNKDGSLDLYVQHDSPGKDKEANWLPANDKDFSATLRMYWPTEKAPSIIDGSWQPPAVKQVQ; this is translated from the coding sequence ATGAACGCGAAATGGGTTTCAATTCTTCTCGCCGCCAGCATCGGCGCGCTTGCCGGCTGCAACGACAAGCAGGCCGGCTCGTCGACCGACGCGGCCAAGGTGGAGTCCGAAGCTGACGACGCCAAGGCCCAGGAGGCGCTGAAGGCCGGCGTCGAGGCGGTGGTCTACGGCCTGCCGCTCGTCATGATGGACCTCACCAAGGCCAAGACGACCAATGTCGCGAAGCCGGAGGGCTTCGCCGCGCCCGTCAACCAATTCGTCAATGTGCAAGCCTTTCCCGACGCGTCCTTCAAGGACGTCGTGCGCGCCAATGTCGACACGCTCTATTCGTCGGCTTTTCTCGATCTCTCGGCCGAGCCGATCGTGCTCTCCGTGCCGGACACGCATGGCCGCTATTATCTGATGCCGATGCTCGACGCCTGGACGAATGTCTTCTCCTCGCCGGGCAAGCGCACGACGGGGACGAAGGCCGGCAATTTCGCAATTACCGGCCCCGGTTGGACCGGAACGCTTCCGAAAGGCGTGACCGAGGTCAAGGCGCCGACCAACATGGTCTGGGTCCTCGGCCGCACCCAGACCAACGGTCCGCGCGACTATCCGGCGGTGCACAAGATTCAGAGCGGCTACAAGCTCACGCCGCTTTCCGCCTTCGGCAAGCCCTATACCGCGCCGGAAGGCAAGGTCGATCCGGATCTCGACATGAAGACGCCGCCGGTCGAGCAGGCTCAGAAAATGAGCGCCGAGGCCTATTTCAACCTCATGGCGACGCTGCTGAAATCGAATCCGCCGCCCGCCTCCGAGGCGCCGGTCCTCGAAAAGCTGAAGGCGATCGGCATCGCGCCCGGCGAAAAATTCGATCCCTCCAAGCTCGATCCAGCCGTCGCCAAGGGGCTGGAACAGTCCGTGAAGGTCGCCTTCGAAAAGCTGCTGGCGGCGTCGAAGGAGACCGGCGCGCCCGTCAATGGCTGGCGCGTGCCGTCAATGGTTCTCGGCAATTACGGCTCCGATTACGGCGCGCGCGCCGTCGTCGCGCTGATCGGCCTCGGCGCCAATCTGCCGCAGGACGCGGTCTATCCCTCCGCCTTTGTGGATGGCGAGGGCAAGCCGCTCAACGGCGCGAATAAATATGTCATCCATTTCGACAAGGGCGCGTTGCCGCCGGTCAACGCCTTCTGGTCGGTCACGATGTACAATCCGGACTCGTTCTTCGTGGCCAATCCCATCAATCGCTACGCGATCAGCAGCTGGATGCCGCTCAAGAAGAACAAGGACGGTTCGCTCGATCTCTATGTCCAGCACGACTCGCCGGGCAAGGACAAGGAAGCCAATTGGCTGCCGGCGAATGACAAGGATTTCAGCGCGACCTTGCGCATGTATTGGCCGACGGAGAAGGCGCCGTCCATCATCGACGGAAGCTGGCAGCCGCCGGCGGTGAAGCAGGTTCAGTAA
- a CDS encoding creatininase family protein — protein sequence MPSSRFWSELSLRDFRSHDMSGVIAVLPVAAVEQHGPHLPLGVDAMIMEGCIERVAMRLPQDLEAVFLPMQSVGVSIEHRDFPGSLWLTQETASHVLRDIAEGVVRAGVKKIVLMNSHGGNSALISTAALDLRARHGVLAVTCSWARFGYPDGLFSTVEQRHGIHGGEIETSLMLAFRPDLVDMGRAKNFPPATLDFERDFAWLRADRPAGFGWLTQDLSPSGAMGDASRASAEKGEATADYWATAFIELLRDVEAFDLERLRRPDG from the coding sequence ATGCCGTCCTCCCGCTTCTGGTCCGAACTCTCCCTGCGCGATTTCCGCTCGCACGACATGTCGGGCGTCATCGCCGTGCTGCCGGTGGCGGCGGTCGAGCAGCATGGGCCGCATCTGCCGCTCGGCGTCGACGCCATGATCATGGAAGGGTGCATCGAGCGCGTCGCGATGCGCCTGCCGCAGGATCTCGAAGCCGTTTTCCTGCCGATGCAGAGCGTCGGCGTCTCGATCGAGCATCGCGACTTTCCGGGCTCGCTGTGGCTGACGCAGGAGACGGCGTCCCATGTCCTGCGCGACATTGCGGAAGGCGTCGTGCGCGCGGGCGTGAAGAAGATCGTGCTGATGAATTCCCATGGCGGCAATTCCGCGCTGATCTCGACCGCCGCGCTCGATCTGCGCGCGCGGCACGGCGTGCTCGCCGTCACCTGCTCCTGGGCGCGCTTCGGCTATCCCGACGGCCTCTTCTCGACGGTCGAGCAGCGTCACGGGATTCATGGCGGCGAGATTGAAACGTCGCTGATGCTCGCCTTCCGTCCCGACCTTGTCGATATGGGACGCGCGAAAAACTTCCCGCCCGCGACGCTCGATTTCGAGCGCGACTTCGCCTGGCTGCGCGCCGACCGTCCCGCCGGCTTCGGCTGGCTGACGCAGGATTTGTCGCCTTCGGGCGCGATGGGCGACGCTTCCAGAGCGAGCGCCGAAAAAGGCGAGGCGACGGCCGATTACTGGGCGACGGCGTTCATCGAATTGCTGCGCGACGTGGAGGCGTTCGACCTCGAGCGGCTTCGCCGCCCGGACGGCTGA
- a CDS encoding RHS repeat domain-containing protein produces MEVYRITRLQVGYPGGPGGVLDRSYAWTGDMVDSIADNRFPGTTPPFTFAAQSQLFTYTPNNRLATAVGYYGSLGWTYDANGNRTSETANGVTSTYAYAPSSNRLLSITTGGAARAFTYDAAGDIVTDSRSGALGMTFQYDVEGRLSKAYKTNAPSDVSTYGYDAFDRLASRKTTSGGATTTTLYIHDIKNHIIAETDAAGTTLREYIWLDDLPVAVVDKVDTGNPILAYVHTDHLGRPALISSQNWDPLWYAIYSPFGATSYISNAAGFSGQDIRFPGQWFQLETGLAYNWRRHYDASIGRYLQPDPLGLQALIKDGANVYDYVRQDPNAKTDPEGLLSTSRPEAPASPIDTCARKKKSPNYWCQSVDCGAPHGGVFDPLCPDCQSKLLNGTPMLLENGQLLTPPASTNTEEE; encoded by the coding sequence GTGGAAGTTTACCGGATCACCCGATTGCAGGTCGGCTATCCGGGAGGCCCAGGCGGCGTGCTCGACCGCAGCTACGCCTGGACCGGCGACATGGTCGACTCGATCGCCGACAATCGTTTTCCGGGCACGACGCCGCCCTTCACCTTCGCCGCCCAGTCGCAGCTTTTCACCTACACCCCAAATAATCGTCTTGCGACCGCCGTCGGCTATTACGGTTCGCTCGGCTGGACATATGACGCCAATGGCAATCGAACGTCGGAAACGGCCAACGGCGTCACCTCGACTTATGCCTACGCGCCCTCGTCAAACCGCTTGCTGTCGATCACGACCGGCGGCGCGGCGCGCGCCTTCACCTACGACGCCGCCGGCGACATTGTGACGGATTCGCGCAGCGGCGCGCTGGGCATGACCTTCCAATATGACGTGGAGGGTCGGCTCTCGAAAGCCTACAAGACCAATGCGCCCTCGGACGTCTCGACCTATGGCTATGACGCCTTTGATCGCCTCGCCTCACGCAAGACGACCAGCGGCGGCGCGACCACGACCACACTCTATATCCACGACATCAAGAACCATATCATCGCCGAGACCGACGCGGCGGGGACGACCCTGCGCGAATATATTTGGCTCGACGATCTGCCCGTGGCCGTGGTGGACAAGGTTGATACGGGAAACCCGATCCTCGCTTACGTCCATACCGATCATCTCGGCCGGCCGGCGCTGATTTCCTCGCAGAACTGGGACCCGCTCTGGTATGCGATCTATTCGCCCTTCGGCGCGACGAGCTACATCAGCAACGCCGCGGGCTTTTCCGGGCAGGACATCCGCTTTCCTGGCCAATGGTTCCAGCTCGAAACCGGGCTGGCCTATAATTGGCGCCGCCATTACGATGCGAGCATCGGGAGGTATCTGCAGCCTGATCCGTTGGGGCTCCAGGCCCTGATCAAGGACGGGGCGAACGTATACGATTACGTGCGCCAGGATCCGAATGCGAAAACAGATCCGGAGGGTCTACTTTCAACAAGTCGTCCAGAGGCTCCGGCCTCTCCGATCGACACTTGTGCTAGAAAAAAGAAATCACCAAATTACTGGTGTCAAAGCGTAGATTGTGGTGCGCCCCACGGAGGGGTTTTTGATCCCCTTTGTCCTGACTGCCAGAGTAAACTTCTCAACGGCACACCGATGTTGCTTGAGAATGGGCAGTTGCTGACCCCGCCCGCTTCAACCAATACGGAAGAAGAATAG
- a CDS encoding RHS repeat-associated core domain-containing protein, with the protein MRFPGQWFQLETGLAYNWHRHYDASIGRYVQPDPLGLTGGRNLYAYADASPLAKIDPDGQFVWVIPAFIPSIPSIIPAIPWIGSAAGAAGIGWLWWNAPPNDQPDDNIPDKKQPQRPSKTPNEGEPGSCHVNPGSGQERTYGPDGQPLYDVDYDHDHGQGVPHAHNWVDGIRGEGYPVSPWPRGRVKGF; encoded by the coding sequence ATCCGCTTTCCCGGCCAATGGTTTCAGCTCGAAACCGGGCTGGCCTATAATTGGCATCGCCATTATGATGCGAGCATAGGGAGATATGTGCAGCCTGATCCGTTGGGGCTCACAGGCGGACGAAATCTTTATGCCTATGCCGACGCCAGTCCTCTGGCGAAAATCGACCCGGACGGGCAGTTTGTGTGGGTCATTCCGGCGTTCATACCTTCCATTCCGTCGATAATCCCGGCAATTCCCTGGATTGGTTCAGCAGCCGGCGCGGCCGGAATCGGTTGGTTGTGGTGGAACGCGCCGCCGAACGACCAGCCGGATGACAACATTCCCGATAAAAAGCAACCGCAGCGACCATCGAAAACTCCGAATGAGGGCGAGCCTGGATCTTGTCACGTAAACCCCGGCAGCGGGCAAGAGAGGACTTACGGTCCGGATGGACAGCCGCTGTATGATGTCGATTACGACCATGATCACGGTCAGGGAGTTCCACATGCTCACAATTGGGTGGATGGTATACGAGGCGAAGGCTATCCAGTTTCGCCGTGGCCTCGCGGTCGTGTAAAAGGGTTTTAA